ACCCTCGTCTCCGAGATCCTTTTGAATATAGAAGTAATGCGACAGCGTGTTCTTGCTGCCGGTTACGTCGGCGATTTCGATGGTCAATTTGTGTTCGCCGTAAGCCAGGTCAGCCGCCGGCGTATAGGAGAAGCTGCCGTTCTCGTCCGGCGTGACGCCGGCGATCTCCGCGCCGTCGATCGACAGCTTGAAGGTGGCAAGATCCAAGTCTTGCGCCGTCTTCTCTACTTTACCCGAGATAACGGGCTTCGTATTTTTCGTGGAAGACATCTTCGCAGGGTGAACTTGATAGATCAGCGGAACTTGCTCTTCGGGAATTTCCGGCTCTTCCACGATATCTTCCGCCGATCTCGGGAACAGCTGATAGCCGGCCGTATACGGACTGCTATTATCGTATTGGCCGAGAATCCCCGTCAACGTATACGTCGATCCGACGTTGAGCGTCGTCATATCGATATTGGTTCCCGTCATGACGCGGTACGTAAGAGACCTGCTGGCGTCGTCAACCACGACGACGTTATAGCCGCCGCCGGCCGGCGTCGCCGGTACCGAGCTGACTTTCGCCTTCACGGTTACTAATGTGCCCTCGATCGGCTCCGCCGTCGCCGGCGTCGTCAACTCTTCGACGGTCTTCTGCACCGGCGTCGGCAGCGAGCCGCCGGCGATTTTTTCGACCTTCGTAGGAATAATCTCCGTGAGGCCGTTGAACACGAGAATCCTGCCTGATACTCGTACTTTATCGCCCTTCAGGATGGTTAGCCCATGAGCGACCCCGTTGTAAACGTTAATGCCGCCCGTCTCGTCCTGCATGAAGAAATTGCTGCTGGTGCCTCCGATCACGTTGTTGTCGATCGTCACCGTGCCCTCGATCGTGTAGATGCGATTCGGGTCGGCGACCGTGCCCGCTTCATTGTTTACGTCCGCTCGTACGGAAGCGATCGTAGACAGGGCGGGACCGTCGGATTTCGCTACGGGAACGGCGCCGCTAGGGAGGTTGCGTCCGTTTTGCGACCACGTCGTTTGAACGATATACACATGAGTCAAGCTTGCTGCGTTATCGATTTGGAATGTGAAGGAACCGTTCGTTTGCGCCAACACGAAATCTTTGCCGTCCACGGCGTTCGTCAGCTTCGCGCCTCCGCTGGACGGGTCGTTGTTATATACGGAGACGATCGTTTGGTTGACGCTGGCGATCGCCGCATCCGCTAAACCGTATACCGTCCCTTTCCCTTCCGAATCGACGGTGAACGTAATTTTCGTCGCATCCGGGAATGCCGTCGTTTGCGCGGCATGCAAGGTGATCGGCGCGCTAGGCGTTTTGCCGTACGTTTGGGCCGTCACCGTGATCGGTTCATCCGTAGGGATGCTTGCGACGACGAATCCGCCCAAGGCGTCGGCGGTCGTCGTGACGGCGCCCTCGCCGTAAGTAACCGTGACGACGGAGTTAGCTTCTACCGCGTTCGATTCCCCGATGACGGAATCGTTATCCGCGCGGAACGTGATGTTCATCGGTGTCGGGTTGGAGGTTGCCGGAGTTTCTGGAGGAACATAGCCGTCCATTGTGTGGGAGCCGAGGTGTGTAAACGTGTCTTGCGGATGAGAGTCCCACTCCGCCGCAGGGTCGAAATCGTCGTTCGGATTGGCGTCGCCGGCCGTGACCGAGCTTTTGCGAACGAGCGTCCGATCGGCCGTGACGTATTCGCCCGTGCCCCAAGCCGCACCCGGGTCTTGTCCGATTTTACCGAACGCGTCGATGATCGTGCCTTGCCGCGTGTCGGGATTGAAGTTCTTAAATAATACGACGGAATCATCCCCGTTGAATCCATAGAAAAAACTATTTCCGGTGAGATCCGCTTGATCGCGAATGGCCTGGTTGGCCGAGGAATTCGCAACGACAAACACATCGCCGCTGCTTAACGTGCCCGTTAAGTGAACGTAGCTGAAATTTTTGCCGTCGTTCGGGTCCTGGCTTGCGCCATTGGTAAAATTAACGAGCGTATAGCCGTCCAGTACGACATCCTCGCCAGTGCCGTTGTAGATTTCAATCGCTTTGTTGCTGCTGCTGCCTTCAATGTATTCTGAAATGAATAGATCGCTTGAAGCAGCTTCCGCCCTTGGCACGTTATTCAGCGGCGGGAGCACGCCGAGTAACATAAGCAGAGCAAGGCAAAGACTTGTCCACTTCTTCAACTTCGTCCAATGCGCTGGATTCATTGCCCTTCGTTCCTCCTTTAAAATAATAAGCACCTGTATAATTCTACCTACCCTATGTAAAATCTGAGGGCGCAAAATATTAAGTTATATTAAAGTTCAAAAGAGCGTGGCTTCACTAGATTCCGGTCCCCCTACATGCGGATTTTTCGGCGCACCCTCCCCATTTTCCTAGAATGAATCGCAGATTTCCTACCATTTACCAAACGGAAGCTGAGCTTTATTATAAGAGAGAGTTAACCTTTGGTAAATTTGTTTCCTTATTAATGTCAGATATTTCGTTAATTTTCGTTATCATGCACAGTTTTTGTTGAAATACTTGAATTTTGGGTCGACCATTGTTATGTTTCATAACACAAAAACCCCAAGTCCGAGGACTTGAGGCTTTGGCTTACGTAAAATTGTTGAGTTATTCCCCGCCGAAGAAAATGTAGCGCGCCGCGACGAGCGCCGCCAGCACCCACATCATCCAGTGAATCGGCACGCGGCGCAGCGAGAAGATGTTGTACACGCCGCCGACGATGACGTACGACAGGATGCCCGCCGCGATCCCGTTCGCGATGCTGTTCGTGAACGGCATGAACACGATCGTCAGGAACGCCGGCAGCGCCTGCGTGAAATCGTCCCACGGGATTTCCTTCACCGCACCCATCATGAGCACGCCGACGATGATGAGCGCCGGAGCCGTCGCCGCAGCCGGTACGATGCCCGCCAGCGGCAAAATGAGCAAGGACAAGAGGAACAGCGCGCCGGTCGTTACCGACGTCAAGCCCGTTCGGCCGCCCTCCGAAATGCCCGCGGCGCTCTCGATGTAGGCCGTGATCGTGCTCGTGCCGAGCACCGCGCCCGTGCTGACGCCCGCCGCGTCGACCATCATCGCTTTGCCGATCGTCTTTTTGCCCTCTGCATGGTTCACGTCGATGCCCGCTTTCTTCGCGGTGCCGACGAGCGTGCCGAACGTGTCGAACAGCTCCACGAACGTAAACACGAAAATGATCTCGAGCAAGCCGACGCCGAGCGCCGCGCCGATGTCGAGCTGGCCGACGGCCAAGTTGTCGAAGCTCGGAATCCAGTTCGCCTGCCCGAGCTGGCTGAAGTCGACGACGTTCAGCCCGAGGAACGGCAAGCCCCCGATGATCGTCGTCGCGACGATGCCGATGAGCAGCGCGCCGCGCACTTTCAGCGCCATCAAGATGCCGATGATGAGCAAGCCGAGCAGCGCCAGGAACGTGTCCGGGTGCGTCGCCGGGTTGAACGAGCCCAGCATCAAGTTGAAGGCGGAGCCCGGAACCGGCAGCGTCGCGTCTACGCCCGGGTTGACCGAGATCGCCACGATGTTGCTGAGCTTAAAGCCGATCAGCGCGATGAACAAGCCGATGCCGACCGTGATGCCGACCTTGATGCTTTGCGGCACGGCCGTCACGAGCATTTGTCTCACTTTCGTGACG
The DNA window shown above is from Paenibacillus sp. and carries:
- a CDS encoding NCS2 family permease, with the translated sequence MDRLFRLKERGTSVRTELIAGLTTFMTMAYILFVNQIFLGPNGAGIPYEAVFFATAVGAGLVTIAMGLFVNIPVALAPGMGLNAYFMSVVLSSNGAITWQTALGAVFISGIVFIILTVTKVRQMLVTAVPQSIKVGITVGIGLFIALIGFKLSNIVAISVNPGVDATLPVPGSAFNLMLGSFNPATHPDTFLALLGLLIIGILMALKVRGALLIGIVATTIIGGLPFLGLNVVDFSQLGQANWIPSFDNLAVGQLDIGAALGVGLLEIIFVFTFVELFDTFGTLVGTAKKAGIDVNHAEGKKTIGKAMMVDAAGVSTGAVLGTSTITAYIESAAGISEGGRTGLTSVTTGALFLLSLLILPLAGIVPAAATAPALIIVGVLMMGAVKEIPWDDFTQALPAFLTIVFMPFTNSIANGIAAGILSYVIVGGVYNIFSLRRVPIHWMMWVLAALVAARYIFFGGE